The following nucleotide sequence is from Pseudomonadota bacterium.
TGGGGCTCGACGGGGCGCTCGACAAGATGCCCTCCGAGCTCTCCGGCGGCATGAGAAAGAGGGTCGGGCTGGCGCGCGCGATCGTCCTTTCGCCGTCCATAATCCTCTACGACGAGCCGACCACCGGGCTGGACCCCGTCATGACCCTCGCTATTGACAACCTCATCCTCTCAATGCAGAAAGAGCTGCGCGTGACGTCGGTGGTCATAAGCCACGATATCGACTCCGCTTTTCGAGTGGCCGACCGCATCGCGATGATACACGGCGGCCGCATCGTCGAGTCGAGCGCGCCTTCGGATTTCCAAAGGTCGGCAAACCCGGTGGTCAGGGCGTTTCTGGCGGCCGGCGGCAGGGGCGGCAGCAGGGGGGAGGGGAATTGATCAAGTTCACCACCGAGTTCAAGGTCGGCGCCTTCGCCC
It contains:
- a CDS encoding ABC transporter ATP-binding protein, with amino-acid sequence MIELKNIHKSFKGVPVLKGVDLTMPKGEITVILGPSGSGKTVLLRHIIGLHRPDRGTVTVDGVDLFRLGERELNDFRRRFGMLFQSAALFDSLSVFDNVAFPLVEGARGRARPDIAKIVREKLALVGLDGALDKMPSELSGGMRKRVGLARAIVLSPSIILYDEPTTGLDPVMTLAIDNLILSMQKELRVTSVVISHDIDSAFRVADRIAMIHGGRIVESSAPSDFQRSANPVVRAFLAAGGRGGSRGEGN